The sequence GCGGCTTCGCGCAGGACTCCCTCGCCAACTTCCACCCCGCCATGTGGAAGTGGACCAAGTAGACCCGGTCGGTGCGTGCGGGCCCGCCCGGCCGCCAGGCCGCCCCGGGCCCGCACGCACCCTCGCCCCCGCACCCCCTCCCCGTCGGCTCCCACGCGGCGGCGACGCCGCCCCTGCCCCCGGTGACGCCAGCGCGCCCCCCAGAGACGAAGGCGACCGGAAGAACACATGAGCACTTCCTCGTACCTGATCAGACGCGTCCTCCAGGCCCTCGCGGTGATCGTCATCGTGACGATCGTCGTGTTCGGCCTGCTGCACGCCCTGCCCGGCGGACCCGCGCGCGGCATCCTCGGGCCCCAGGCCACCGCGCAGCAGATCGCGCACTTCAACCACGAGCAGGGCCTCGACAAGCCGCTGCCCGTCCAGTACTTCTACTACCTCGGCCAGCTCCTCCACGGCGACCTCGGCACCTCCTACACGCTCAACGAGCCCGTGTCGCAGCTCATCACCGAGCGCCTGCCGAAGACCCTCGTCCTCACCGTGCTCTCCGCACTCCTCGGCCTCGTCCTCGCCGTCCCGCTCGGCATGTGGCAGGCGGTGCGCCGCAACAAGCCGGTCGACTACGTCATCACCACGGTGAGCTTCATCGCCTACTCGACGCCCGTCTACTTCCTCGGGCTGATCCTGGTGCTGGTCTTCAGCCAGGGCCTCGGCTGGCTCCCCTCGCAGGCCCCGCAGGGCGAGACGCTCGGCCAGGTCTTCTCCGACCCGCAGGCCCTCGTGCTCCCCGTGATCGCGGGCGCCGCGTCGATGATCGCCGTCTTCAGCCGCTACATGCGCGCCGCGACCCTGGAGAATCTTTCCGAGGACTACGTGCGCACCGCCAGGGCGGGCGGCTCCCGCTCCCGCGCGATCCTGTGGCGCCACGTCTTCCGCAACTCGCTGACGCCCGTCGTCGCGATGCTCGGCTACTACGTACCCGTCCTCTTCGGCGGAGCCCTCGTCGTCGAACAGCTCTTCAACTACCCGGGCATGGGCCTGCTGTTCTGGACCGCTGCCCAGGCGTCCGACTACCCGGTCCTGCTCGGCTGCGTCCTCGTGATCGCGGTCGCGACCGTCGTCGGCACCCTGCTCGCCGACATCGTCCAGCGGGTCATCGACCCCCGAGTGAAGGCAGGACGGGCATGAGCGCCGTCATCCAGCCGGGCAAGGTCCCCGGCACCGCCACCGCGCCCGGCGAGACCTCCGGCGCCAGGCTCGCGGTCCGCCGCTTCCTGCGCAACCGACTGGCCGTCGTGGGCCTCGTCTTCGTCGTCCTCTTCTTCCTGTTCTGCTTCATCGGTCCGCTCGTGTACTCCACCGACCAGACCCACACGCTGCTCGACCAGGTCAACCAGTCCCCGAGCGGAGCCCACTGGCTCGGCACCGACGCCGTCGGCCACGACGAACTCGGGCGCCTCATGTACGGCGGCAAGGTCTCCCTCATCGTCGGCCTCGCCGCCGGTGTCCTCGCGACCGTGATCGGCACGCTGTGGGGCGCGACGGCCGGGTACGCGGGCGGCTGGATCGACGCGTTCATGATGCGCGTCGTCGACGCGGGCATCGCCATCCCGGCGCTGTTCATCCTCCTCGTGGTCTCCGCCATCACCACGCCGGGACTGAGCGGCCTCGTCGTCATCCTCGGGCTCGTGTCCTGGCTCGTGCCCTCCCGCCTCGTCCGCGCCGAGACACTGACCCTGAAGAACAGGGACTACGTCCTGACCCTGCGCGCCATCGGCGGCACGCACGGCCGCGCGATCCTGCGGCACATCCTGCCCAACTCGGTCTCGACCGTGATCGTCGCCGCGACCTTC comes from Streptomyces sp. Tu6071 and encodes:
- a CDS encoding ABC transporter permease, which translates into the protein MSTSSYLIRRVLQALAVIVIVTIVVFGLLHALPGGPARGILGPQATAQQIAHFNHEQGLDKPLPVQYFYYLGQLLHGDLGTSYTLNEPVSQLITERLPKTLVLTVLSALLGLVLAVPLGMWQAVRRNKPVDYVITTVSFIAYSTPVYFLGLILVLVFSQGLGWLPSQAPQGETLGQVFSDPQALVLPVIAGAASMIAVFSRYMRAATLENLSEDYVRTARAGGSRSRAILWRHVFRNSLTPVVAMLGYYVPVLFGGALVVEQLFNYPGMGLLFWTAAQASDYPVLLGCVLVIAVATVVGTLLADIVQRVIDPRVKAGRA
- a CDS encoding ABC transporter permease: MSAVIQPGKVPGTATAPGETSGARLAVRRFLRNRLAVVGLVFVVLFFLFCFIGPLVYSTDQTHTLLDQVNQSPSGAHWLGTDAVGHDELGRLMYGGKVSLIVGLAAGVLATVIGTLWGATAGYAGGWIDAFMMRVVDAGIAIPALFILLVVSAITTPGLSGLVVILGLVSWLVPSRLVRAETLTLKNRDYVLTLRAIGGTHGRAILRHILPNSVSTVIVAATFQIADAILLVAYVSYLGLGVQPPQTDWGGMLSAGLTAAYSGYWWLILPPGLAIIVVVWAFNAIGDGLRDAFDVRGRG